One genomic segment of Gammaproteobacteria bacterium includes these proteins:
- a CDS encoding YcgL domain-containing protein: MKCVVYKGVRKSEAYLFVKRDSDISKVPSDLLEALGTLEKVMNLELSPGQTLARADPDTVRQQLRDKGFYLQLPPAETESPL; the protein is encoded by the coding sequence ATGAAGTGTGTTGTTTATAAGGGTGTCCGCAAGTCGGAAGCTTACCTGTTCGTAAAACGCGACTCTGATATCTCCAAGGTGCCTTCTGATCTATTGGAAGCCCTGGGCACACTTGAAAAGGTCATGAACCTCGAGTTATCGCCAGGTCAGACTCTGGCTAGAGCAGACCCTGATACCGTCCGGCAGCAATTACGTGACAAAGGTTTCTACCTACAGCTGCCACCGGCCGAAACCGAATCACCTCTGTGA
- a CDS encoding citrate synthase: protein MTEATQRKRVEPAQSVRHSFTFTDNETGESWELPTIHGSIGPKVIDIRKLYEQSGVFTYDPGFTSTASCSSEITYIDGDKGILLHRGYPIDQLAEKTDFMDVCYLLLHGELPSPEEKSDFDTNINQHTMLHEQLVRFYSGFVRSAHPMAIMVGVVGALSAFYHDSTNIKDPMQRMVAAHRLIAKMPTIGAYAFKYSLGQPFLYPENKLSYSENLLRLMFAVPTEDYEINPVLARALDRILILHADHEQNASTSTVRLAGSSQANPFACIAAGIASLWGPAHGGANEAVLNMLDEIGTRDRISKYLGKAQDPQDKFRLMGFGHRVYKNHDPRAKVMRVTCHEVLNELGVQDSTLELAMELERIALEDDYFVEKKLYPNVDFYSGIILRALGFPTNMFTVLFSIGRTVGWIAHWKEMLESSESKIGRPRQLYVGNESRDFTAVAQRAHTEKKSSWSWLWGGKRNSE, encoded by the coding sequence ATGACAGAAGCGACACAGCGTAAACGGGTTGAGCCGGCACAATCCGTTCGGCATTCGTTCACCTTTACAGACAATGAGACCGGTGAAAGCTGGGAGTTACCCACAATTCACGGTTCGATCGGCCCAAAAGTCATCGACATCCGAAAACTGTATGAGCAGAGTGGTGTTTTTACCTACGATCCCGGCTTCACCTCCACTGCCTCATGCTCATCGGAGATTACTTACATCGACGGTGACAAAGGCATACTCCTGCATCGAGGTTATCCGATCGATCAGCTGGCCGAGAAAACAGATTTCATGGATGTCTGCTATCTGCTGCTGCACGGTGAACTGCCGTCACCTGAAGAAAAGTCTGATTTCGATACAAACATCAATCAGCATACGATGCTGCATGAGCAGCTGGTTCGGTTCTACAGCGGTTTTGTTCGCAGTGCTCATCCTATGGCAATCATGGTTGGAGTCGTCGGTGCACTGTCTGCGTTCTACCATGACAGCACCAATATTAAGGACCCCATGCAGCGTATGGTCGCAGCCCATCGACTGATTGCGAAGATGCCCACAATTGGTGCCTATGCCTTCAAGTACTCCCTGGGGCAGCCATTTCTTTATCCGGAGAACAAGCTAAGCTATTCGGAAAACCTGCTGCGCCTGATGTTCGCTGTACCCACCGAAGACTATGAAATCAACCCTGTTCTGGCCAGGGCACTCGACAGAATATTGATTCTGCACGCTGACCACGAGCAAAACGCTTCTACGTCTACAGTACGACTCGCAGGTTCGTCGCAGGCGAATCCTTTTGCGTGTATTGCAGCCGGCATCGCGTCGCTCTGGGGGCCCGCACATGGGGGGGCAAATGAGGCCGTGCTGAATATGCTGGATGAAATCGGAACCCGTGACCGGATATCAAAATATCTCGGTAAAGCGCAAGACCCTCAGGACAAATTTCGTCTGATGGGATTTGGCCATCGAGTCTACAAGAACCACGACCCCAGAGCCAAGGTGATGCGTGTAACATGCCATGAGGTACTCAACGAACTCGGCGTGCAGGATTCCACCCTGGAATTGGCAATGGAACTGGAACGAATTGCCCTGGAGGATGATTACTTCGTCGAGAAGAAACTCTATCCCAATGTGGACTTCTATTCCGGGATTATCCTTCGGGCACTTGGATTTCCCACCAATATGTTTACTGTACTGTTCTCCATCGGGCGTACCGTCGGCTGGATCGCTCACTGGAAGGAAATGCTCGAATCTTCAGAGAGCAAGATCGGTCGGCCACGACAGCTTTATGTTGGCAATGAATCGCGCGACTTCACAGCAGTAGCCCAAAGGGCTCACACCGAGAAAAAGAGCAGCTGGTCGTGGCTCTGGGGCGGTAAGAGAAACAGCGAGTAG
- the dacB gene encoding D-alanyl-D-alanine carboxypeptidase/D-alanyl-D-alanine-endopeptidase, whose protein sequence is MKNNPMSFRAAALLVCMISVLATSSTAQAILPDQLANLLKKKGIPSSSVSILIKEAGASMPLVSHLADTPRNPASTMKLLTTIAALDLLGPSYQWETKTYLSGTLKAGTLKGDLVLKGSGDPWFVIERFWKLLKNLQAQGLKRIDGDLVVDDHLFDQSAIDTQTLDGRIFRAYNTPPSAALINFSATRIVIRPALNRLTVRAEPPASTLQIKNKVRVLPGACNGRNGGITLDVTAHSNRTEVTVGGQYPPTCGEIVLVRSVLPHHQYIYGVFRHLWEEMGGSLTGTFRTGTAAPGDTEFLNFPSVPLGQIVTYINKFSNNVMSRNLLLTLAAEHNGASVKPEQGVAVVQRWLNTQGLKLGALNMVNGAGLSRHARLTARGLADLLEHAHYSTFASEFKASLPLAGYDGSARRYFRDVATKGKLRLKTGRLKHVRAIAGFAETPDNKTWIVVILQNHSSTKLTPDYSVHEGVIDWLYSQR, encoded by the coding sequence ATGAAAAACAATCCAATGTCCTTCCGGGCTGCGGCGCTCTTGGTCTGCATGATCAGTGTACTTGCAACTAGCAGTACGGCACAGGCCATTCTGCCCGATCAACTGGCCAATTTGCTGAAGAAGAAAGGCATACCCTCTTCATCGGTCAGCATTTTAATCAAAGAAGCAGGGGCATCGATGCCCCTGGTATCGCACCTGGCTGACACACCGAGAAACCCGGCTTCTACGATGAAACTGCTCACAACCATCGCTGCGCTGGATCTGCTTGGCCCGAGCTATCAGTGGGAAACAAAAACCTATTTAAGCGGTACGTTGAAAGCGGGGACGCTTAAGGGGGATCTGGTTCTTAAGGGCAGCGGAGATCCCTGGTTTGTGATCGAACGCTTCTGGAAGTTACTGAAGAACCTGCAGGCGCAGGGCCTTAAACGCATCGACGGCGACCTCGTCGTCGACGATCATCTATTCGATCAATCTGCAATCGACACGCAGACTTTGGACGGCCGTATATTCCGAGCCTACAACACGCCGCCGAGCGCAGCGCTGATCAATTTTTCTGCCACCCGGATCGTGATCCGCCCGGCGCTGAACCGACTGACAGTACGGGCCGAGCCCCCGGCCAGCACGCTGCAGATCAAGAACAAGGTGCGTGTACTTCCGGGTGCCTGTAACGGGCGCAATGGCGGAATTACGCTTGACGTCACCGCACACAGCAATAGAACTGAAGTCACCGTGGGCGGTCAATATCCCCCAACTTGTGGTGAAATCGTTCTGGTACGGTCAGTACTGCCACACCATCAGTATATTTATGGTGTCTTCCGTCACCTGTGGGAGGAAATGGGTGGCAGTTTAACGGGGACTTTTCGAACAGGTACTGCAGCACCTGGTGACACCGAATTCTTGAATTTTCCATCAGTACCACTAGGACAGATCGTAACCTACATCAACAAATTCAGTAATAACGTAATGAGTCGCAACCTGTTGCTGACCCTTGCGGCAGAACACAATGGCGCCTCCGTAAAACCGGAACAGGGTGTCGCCGTCGTACAAAGATGGCTGAATACACAGGGCTTGAAGCTGGGAGCGCTTAACATGGTCAACGGCGCCGGTCTTTCTCGTCATGCCCGACTGACCGCTCGCGGTCTTGCTGACCTGCTGGAACACGCTCACTACAGTACCTTCGCTTCCGAATTCAAAGCCTCGCTGCCGCTTGCAGGCTACGATGGATCGGCACGACGGTATTTTCGCGATGTGGCGACTAAGGGAAAGCTGCGTTTGAAGACCGGCCGCCTAAAACATGTTCGTGCAATAGCAGGTTTCGCGGAGACACCCGACAACAAGACTTGGATTGTCGTCATACTGCAAAATCACAGCTCCACCAAACTCACCCCAGATTATTCTGTTCACGAAGGCGTAATTGACTGGCTGTATTCACAGCGCTAG
- a CDS encoding DUF1820 family protein: MAKKSIFRVVFHSQGNVYELYAREVSQGAMYAFVEVGDIIFGERSKLVVDPSEEKLKSEFSEVKRTYIPLHAIIRIDEVEKEGKAKITPTDGEKIGNISPFPMPLKPPAVD; this comes from the coding sequence ATGGCAAAAAAAAGCATATTCAGAGTTGTTTTCCATAGCCAAGGGAATGTTTACGAGCTTTATGCCCGCGAAGTCTCCCAGGGGGCTATGTACGCTTTTGTTGAGGTCGGTGATATTATTTTCGGAGAACGTTCGAAGCTGGTGGTAGATCCTTCGGAGGAAAAACTTAAATCGGAGTTCAGCGAGGTCAAACGGACCTATATTCCTTTGCATGCGATTATCCGCATCGATGAGGTTGAAAAAGAGGGTAAAGCCAAGATTACGCCTACTGATGGTGAGAAGATCGGCAACATATCGCCCTTCCCGATGCCGCTTAAACCCCCCGCAGTCGATTGA
- the msrA gene encoding peptide-methionine (S)-S-oxide reductase MsrA produces MTMFGFAEKTLNLPSRKHALPGREHAMIVTDQHFVTGRPIKDPFPDNCRQAVFGLGCFWGAERFFWQQDGIYTTAVGYAAGLTPNPTYEEVCSGLTGHNEVVLAIYDTTHVDYAALLKIFWEAHNPTQGMRQGNDIGTQYRSGIYTFDQEQTREAESSRRSYENTLRERGFDPITTEILPATEFYYAEDYHQQYLAKNPAGYCGLGGTGVSCVWSTG; encoded by the coding sequence AAACATTGAACCTCCCGTCCAGAAAACACGCGTTACCGGGTCGAGAGCATGCCATGATTGTCACTGACCAGCACTTTGTCACCGGTCGCCCCATTAAAGACCCGTTCCCCGACAACTGCAGACAAGCCGTCTTCGGCTTGGGTTGTTTTTGGGGTGCAGAACGTTTTTTCTGGCAACAAGATGGCATCTATACAACGGCGGTGGGGTATGCAGCCGGCCTCACACCGAATCCTACCTACGAAGAAGTCTGCTCGGGACTGACTGGCCATAACGAAGTCGTTCTGGCGATTTATGACACGACACACGTTGACTATGCAGCACTACTGAAAATTTTCTGGGAAGCTCATAATCCGACCCAAGGCATGCGACAGGGAAACGACATCGGTACGCAGTACCGGTCGGGAATCTATACCTTTGATCAGGAACAGACCAGAGAGGCCGAAAGTTCGAGAAGATCTTATGAGAACACTCTCAGAGAGCGTGGCTTCGACCCCATTACAACCGAAATTCTCCCAGCTACCGAGTTTTACTATGCTGAGGACTATCACCAACAGTATCTAGCAAAAAACCCGGCTGGGTACTGCGGCTTGGGTGGAACCGGTGTGAGTTGTGTCTGGTCTACCGGTTAA